The Procambarus clarkii isolate CNS0578487 chromosome 7, FALCON_Pclarkii_2.0, whole genome shotgun sequence genome window below encodes:
- the LOC138357725 gene encoding FMRFamide-related peptides type HF-4-like, with product MGEAAPWLVMGEAAPWLVMGEAATWLVRGEAATWLVMGEAAPWLVMGEAAPWLVMGEAATWLVRGEAATWLVMGEAATWLVMGEAAPWLVMGEAAPWLVMGEAATWLVMGAAATGDEE from the coding sequence atgggtgaagctgccccctggttggtgatgggtgaagctgccccctggttggtgatgggtgaagcTGCCACTTGGTTGGTGAGGGGTGAAGCTGCCACctggttggtgatgggtgaagctgccccctggttggtgatgggtgaagctgccccctggttggtgatgggtgaagcTGCCACTTGGTTGGTGAGGGGTGAAGCTGCCACctggttggtgatgggtgaagctgccacctggttggtgatgggtgaagctgccccctggttggtgatgggtgaagctgccccctggttggtgatgggtgaagcTGCCACCTGGTTGGTGATGGGTGCAGCTGCAACTGGAGATGAAGAATGA